In one window of Synechococcus sp. M16CYN DNA:
- a CDS encoding GTP-binding protein: MPPPTAERCRELLNQWRHRLCLSQREKGLLGGELILLDQQLQRFQQHKLRIAVFGRVGVGKSSLINALIGQQLLSTDVVHGSTRHQHGVVWPISITDLQQVELVDTPGIDEIDDTSRALLATKVAMESDLVLLVIDSDLTRTDRDILDTLLTNGKPVHVVLNRSDRWSEGELLDLLNSIRSHLPGNLPFTAIAAAPREPRLQHDGRVRSEISPARIRALEQRLLSQLNSEGMLLLALQSLRQADRFQCSCQRLRLRQHRRNAQNLIGRYAAAKATGVAINPFLALDFAGGIACDTALLMQLGRLYGIPLTPSAARQLLTKLSRNNLLLGGVQIALGALKQLLLLLIPISGGSSLAPTAPVALLQAALAVHASRRTGQLMAKKLLRPSGGQPGALLKRLAQRDPVVRHWLSRWPLQMNQDLHSLLP; encoded by the coding sequence ATGCCACCCCCAACTGCAGAACGTTGCCGTGAATTATTAAACCAGTGGCGCCATCGCCTGTGCCTCTCACAACGAGAGAAAGGGCTTCTAGGAGGAGAATTGATTCTGTTAGACCAACAGCTGCAACGCTTTCAACAACACAAACTGCGAATTGCTGTATTTGGACGCGTCGGTGTAGGAAAATCCAGTCTGATTAATGCCCTTATCGGTCAGCAATTGTTGTCCACCGACGTAGTTCATGGTAGCACGCGTCACCAACACGGTGTGGTTTGGCCTATCTCCATCACTGATCTCCAACAGGTCGAACTGGTAGATACGCCGGGCATCGATGAAATCGATGATACAAGCAGGGCGCTATTAGCAACCAAGGTGGCCATGGAATCTGACTTGGTGCTGCTTGTTATAGATAGCGATCTCACCCGCACAGATCGAGACATCCTCGATACATTGCTAACGAACGGCAAGCCGGTACATGTGGTTCTGAACCGGAGTGACCGATGGTCCGAGGGCGAGTTATTGGATCTCTTGAATAGCATTCGATCTCATCTGCCTGGTAACCTTCCCTTTACTGCTATCGCAGCAGCTCCACGTGAACCAAGGCTTCAGCACGATGGCCGCGTCCGCAGCGAAATTAGTCCTGCACGTATTCGCGCCCTTGAACAACGCCTACTAAGCCAGCTAAATAGCGAAGGAATGCTGTTACTGGCCCTTCAGAGCTTGCGACAAGCCGACAGATTCCAGTGTTCTTGCCAAAGGCTGCGGCTGCGACAGCACCGACGCAATGCTCAAAACCTAATTGGCCGCTACGCCGCGGCCAAAGCGACAGGAGTAGCTATTAACCCTTTCCTAGCACTCGATTTTGCAGGAGGAATAGCCTGCGACACGGCTTTGTTGATGCAGCTCGGTCGCCTCTACGGTATCCCCTTAACGCCCAGTGCAGCACGACAGCTGCTTACTAAGCTCTCTAGAAACAACTTGCTTTTAGGGGGTGTCCAGATTGCGTTGGGCGCACTTAAACAGCTGTTGCTACTGTTAATACCGATCAGCGGTGGTAGCAGTCTGGCGCCTACAGCACCTGTGGCTCTTCTCCAGGCTGCGCTAGCAGTGCATGCGAGCCGTCGCACAGGTCAGTTGATGGCGAAAAAATTATTAAGACCATCGGGCGGCCAACCTGGAGCCCTGCTCAAACGATTAGCCCAGCGGGATCCTGTAGTGCGTCACTGGCTTAGTCGCTGGCCTTTGCAGATGAACCAAGACCTGCATTCACTTCTCCCTTAG
- a CDS encoding nicotinate-nucleotide adenylyltransferase produces the protein MGLDRIALLGTSADPPTRGHQALLEQLIKRYDQVVTWASDNPMKQHGASLPVRTMLLKALVEQLNTNNLQLVQDLSSPFTVITLNRANQRWPKHDLAFVVGSDLAAQIPSWKEADQWLCRCKIAVAHRQGWPLSETVLAELSAFGASVDVLDIDIPASASSEQRLDPRSEKVPTAVWPLLIKQKLYGLAPNLC, from the coding sequence ATGGGGTTAGATCGAATCGCTCTGTTAGGAACTAGCGCCGACCCTCCAACTCGGGGGCATCAAGCTCTACTGGAGCAGTTAATCAAGCGATATGACCAAGTTGTCACCTGGGCCAGTGATAATCCTATGAAACAACACGGTGCCTCGCTGCCGGTGCGGACAATGCTACTTAAGGCGTTAGTGGAGCAACTCAACACCAATAATTTGCAACTGGTCCAAGATCTAAGCAGCCCCTTTACCGTGATTACTCTGAACCGCGCCAACCAACGCTGGCCCAAACACGATCTGGCATTCGTGGTGGGGAGTGACTTGGCAGCACAGATTCCCAGCTGGAAAGAGGCTGATCAGTGGCTATGCCGCTGCAAAATTGCCGTTGCTCATCGTCAGGGCTGGCCTCTCAGCGAAACTGTTTTGGCTGAGCTGAGCGCATTTGGCGCATCTGTTGATGTTTTGGATATTGATATACCAGCCAGCGCCAGCTCCGAGCAGCGGCTAGACCCACGATCTGAGAAAGTTCCGACAGCGGTCTGGCCCCTTCTGATCAAGCAGAAGCTTTACGGTCTAGCTCCCAACCTTTGCTGA
- a CDS encoding NAD+ synthase → MRLALAQMNPLVGDLRGNAEKILTAALDAQNRGADLLITPELSLWGYPPRDLLLQPARIALQDQVLRWITSQLESDLMILVGVALPIGDNRTPGLTNSIVLVERRGWRAVAHKQLLPNYDVFDERRYFRPGTGPNLLFLPHGQRLGLTICEDLWVDETLQRERLAGPDPIAQLIPERPNLLLNLAASPFDVDKPLLRQKLAGEAARRLNCPVVYLNQVGGNDELIFDGDSFVMSASGERLLELSACHEQLSLWDSCSRTNALKQAKKNPLDQLFRVLVLGVRDYTKKCGFQKVLLGLSGGIDSSLVAVIATAALGADQVSALLMPSPWSSTGSINDALALAKRLNLQTNTLPIQPLMDRFDTTLKPVFGDKPQGVTAENMQSRIRGTLLMAVANQQGHLLLTTGNKSEIAVGYCTLYGDMNGGLAVIGDLYKTSVFALCDWLDGPTSQRCRHDHQLPESGDLVGEAIRRKSPSAELRPEQKDSDSLPDYSDLDPLLKDLIQKRSQGELLTAAGHDPELVKLVQQLLKQAEFKRRQAAPLLKVSPQAFGSGWRLPIACC, encoded by the coding sequence ATGCGCCTTGCTCTTGCCCAAATGAATCCGTTAGTGGGTGATTTGCGAGGCAACGCAGAAAAAATACTAACAGCAGCCTTAGACGCCCAGAATCGAGGCGCAGATTTGTTGATTACTCCTGAATTGTCACTATGGGGATACCCACCCCGAGACTTGTTACTTCAACCGGCGCGCATCGCTTTGCAAGATCAAGTGCTTCGGTGGATTACGAGTCAATTAGAAAGTGATCTGATGATTCTAGTTGGGGTAGCCCTACCAATTGGAGACAACCGCACACCGGGTCTTACTAACAGCATTGTGTTAGTGGAACGGCGAGGCTGGCGAGCCGTAGCTCACAAACAACTGTTGCCCAATTATGACGTTTTTGATGAAAGGCGCTACTTTCGCCCAGGTACAGGGCCGAATCTCCTCTTCCTCCCGCATGGCCAGCGACTGGGACTCACCATCTGCGAGGACTTGTGGGTAGACGAGACACTACAGCGAGAACGACTCGCTGGTCCGGATCCCATCGCTCAACTGATCCCAGAACGTCCAAACCTATTACTTAATCTCGCTGCATCACCCTTTGATGTTGATAAACCACTGTTACGCCAAAAACTTGCGGGCGAAGCAGCACGCCGACTAAATTGCCCTGTGGTCTACCTCAATCAGGTAGGTGGAAACGATGAATTAATATTCGATGGTGATAGTTTTGTGATGTCTGCTTCAGGTGAGCGGCTTTTAGAGCTTTCTGCTTGCCATGAACAGCTATCTTTATGGGACAGCTGTTCACGAACAAATGCTCTAAAACAAGCCAAAAAAAATCCCCTAGATCAATTATTTCGCGTCTTGGTACTAGGTGTCCGCGACTACACCAAAAAGTGTGGTTTCCAAAAGGTATTACTTGGTCTCAGTGGCGGAATCGATTCAAGTCTTGTTGCAGTCATTGCAACCGCCGCACTCGGAGCAGATCAGGTATCTGCGTTGCTCATGCCATCCCCATGGAGCTCAACCGGATCCATCAACGATGCCCTAGCACTAGCAAAACGACTAAATCTCCAAACCAATACCCTGCCAATCCAACCGTTGATGGATAGATTCGACACGACCTTAAAGCCTGTGTTTGGGGATAAACCACAAGGGGTGACTGCTGAAAATATGCAATCGCGGATTCGTGGGACGCTGCTGATGGCGGTGGCCAACCAACAAGGACACTTGCTTCTCACTACCGGAAACAAATCAGAGATTGCGGTGGGTTACTGCACCCTCTACGGAGACATGAATGGTGGTCTGGCCGTAATTGGAGATCTTTACAAAACCAGTGTGTTCGCACTTTGTGACTGGCTCGATGGCCCAACTTCTCAGCGTTGTCGGCACGATCATCAATTGCCGGAAAGCGGCGATTTAGTAGGAGAAGCAATTCGTCGAAAATCACCGAGCGCCGAACTGCGACCGGAGCAAAAAGACAGCGACTCTCTACCAGACTACAGCGATCTCGATCCATTGTTGAAGGACCTCATCCAAAAGCGAAGTCAAGGAGAACTATTAACCGCTGCCGGTCACGATCCGGAGCTAGTGAAGCTCGTTCAACAATTACTCAAGCAAGCAGAATTTAAACGAAGGCAGGCTGCGCCGCTGCTCAAAGTAAGTCCCCAAGCTTTTGGAAGTGGCTGGCGGCTGCCGATTGCTTGCTGTTAA
- a CDS encoding DUF3326 domain-containing protein: MNVAPLPSLMVLPTGIGCAIGGYAGDALPSARLLAAASGCLITHPNVMNGAALYWNDPRIHYVEGYALDRFAVGDWCLRSVRQQRIGLLLDAGIEPELAQRQIQMADACRATLGLEIGPVLRSDRPLNVTFNRGPSGASWGAIEHPDALLRAGEQLRDSGATAIAVVARFPGDYHSEELTAYRQGSGVDILAGAEAVISHLLVRQLQVPCAHAPALPSLSLNLQLDPRAAAEELGHTFLACVLVGLSRAPDLIKGEAAQLGDLSASNLGAAVVPEGALGGESILACIERRVPIISVANQSLLSVTSEALGLSSGVMRAGSYAEAAGLLVALREGLSPSALGRPLLPLKVK, translated from the coding sequence ATGAATGTAGCGCCATTACCCAGTTTGATGGTGTTACCCACGGGGATCGGCTGTGCTATCGGGGGTTACGCTGGTGACGCTTTGCCTAGTGCTCGCCTATTGGCAGCTGCTAGCGGTTGCCTTATCACCCATCCAAATGTGATGAATGGCGCTGCGCTTTACTGGAACGATCCCCGGATTCATTATGTTGAGGGGTACGCTCTGGATCGTTTTGCTGTTGGTGATTGGTGCTTGAGATCTGTGCGGCAGCAGCGTATCGGGCTGCTCTTAGATGCTGGTATCGAACCGGAACTAGCCCAGCGTCAAATCCAGATGGCAGACGCCTGCCGTGCCACCCTCGGTTTGGAGATTGGACCAGTTTTACGTTCTGATCGGCCCCTAAACGTGACATTCAATCGCGGCCCGAGTGGAGCAAGTTGGGGTGCAATAGAACATCCTGATGCTCTATTGCGTGCTGGTGAACAACTACGTGATTCCGGGGCTACAGCGATAGCCGTAGTAGCACGCTTTCCTGGCGACTACCATAGCGAGGAGCTAACAGCCTACCGCCAAGGCAGCGGCGTCGATATTCTGGCGGGTGCCGAGGCAGTAATCAGTCATCTGTTGGTGCGTCAGCTCCAGGTTCCTTGTGCCCATGCTCCAGCATTGCCTTCCTTATCGCTGAATCTCCAGTTAGACCCCAGAGCTGCAGCTGAGGAGCTCGGCCATACGTTTCTGGCTTGTGTGTTGGTGGGTCTTAGCCGAGCACCAGACTTAATTAAGGGCGAGGCTGCCCAGTTGGGAGACCTTAGTGCTTCTAATCTTGGTGCTGCGGTGGTACCTGAAGGGGCCCTAGGTGGGGAGTCAATACTAGCCTGTATTGAGCGAAGGGTCCCTATCATTAGTGTGGCTAACCAGTCGCTCCTTTCTGTCACTTCAGAAGCTTTAGGTTTGTCTTCTGGCGTTATGCGCGCGGGCAGTTACGCCGAGGCTGCTGGTCTGTTGGTAGCGTTACGAGAGGGATTAAGTCCATCTGCGCTAGGGCGACCATTACTACCCCTTAAAGTGAAATAA
- a CDS encoding 2Fe-2S iron-sulfur cluster binding domain-containing protein, protein MSDTATAVPTYSICAEFEGKTYRFRCRADQTVLDAADSADVPLPSSCCTGVCTTCSAVISLGKVEQPDAMGVKVDLQEQGYALLCVSYPRTDLMLKAGQEDSLYDAQFGQYQK, encoded by the coding sequence ATGTCCGACACTGCAACAGCCGTGCCCACTTATTCCATCTGTGCTGAATTTGAGGGTAAAACCTACCGATTTCGTTGTCGTGCTGATCAGACAGTGCTGGATGCCGCTGATTCCGCTGACGTCCCCTTGCCTAGCTCTTGTTGTACGGGTGTCTGCACAACTTGCTCGGCAGTCATTAGCCTTGGAAAGGTGGAACAGCCTGATGCTATGGGTGTCAAAGTAGATCTACAGGAACAGGGTTACGCCCTTTTGTGCGTCTCTTACCCTCGCACTGATCTTATGCTTAAGGCTGGCCAAGAGGACTCATTGTATGACGCTCAATTTGGTCAGTACCAAAAATGA
- a CDS encoding F0F1 ATP synthase subunit gamma, which translates to MANLKEIRDRIQSVKNTRKITEAMRLVAAAKVRRAQEQVLRSRPFSNRLVRILENMQSRMRFEDAEAPLLKQRNVETITLAAITGDRGLCGGYNDSIIKRTEQRFTELKAKGFNVKLVVIGSKAINYFSNRDYPIQAKFTGLEQVPTANEANMIASDMLAEFMASGTDRVEMVFTKFINLVSCKPVLQTLLPLDPQNIADPEDEIFNLTTNNGRLVVEPGAGPVNTEPNIPSDIVFEQSPDQLLNALLPLYLQNQLLRCLQESAASELASRMTAMNNASDNAKELAKTLTLDYNKARQAAITQEILEVVGGSAAAGG; encoded by the coding sequence ATGGCAAATCTCAAAGAGATCCGCGACCGGATTCAATCTGTCAAAAATACCCGCAAGATTACCGAGGCCATGCGTCTCGTAGCTGCGGCAAAGGTTCGTCGTGCTCAAGAGCAGGTTCTTCGCAGCCGTCCCTTTTCGAATCGACTTGTTCGCATTCTTGAAAATATGCAATCTAGGATGCGCTTTGAGGATGCGGAGGCTCCTTTGCTGAAGCAGCGCAATGTGGAGACGATCACTCTTGCTGCAATCACTGGGGATCGGGGTCTTTGTGGTGGCTACAATGACAGCATCATTAAGCGCACAGAGCAACGGTTTACCGAGTTAAAGGCCAAGGGCTTCAATGTGAAGCTTGTTGTGATTGGTAGTAAGGCAATCAATTACTTTTCCAACAGAGACTATCCGATTCAGGCAAAGTTCACTGGTCTTGAGCAAGTGCCTACCGCAAATGAAGCAAACATGATTGCAAGTGACATGCTAGCTGAGTTCATGGCATCAGGCACAGATCGGGTGGAAATGGTATTTACCAAATTCATCAATTTGGTAAGTTGCAAACCTGTTCTTCAAACCTTGCTTCCTCTAGATCCTCAGAACATTGCCGATCCCGAGGACGAAATCTTTAATCTTACAACTAACAATGGTCGGTTAGTGGTGGAACCCGGCGCTGGCCCTGTCAATACCGAACCAAATATTCCATCTGACATTGTGTTCGAGCAAAGCCCTGATCAGCTTCTTAACGCTTTGCTTCCGCTGTACTTGCAGAACCAGTTGTTGCGTTGCTTACAAGAGTCTGCGGCTTCCGAACTAGCCAGCCGAATGACTGCTATGAATAACGCTAGCGATAACGCTAAGGAATTAGCTAAAACCTTGACCCTTGATTACAATAAGGCACGCCAAGCTGCTATCACCCAAGAAATCTTGGAAGTAGTGGGTGGTTCGGCTGCGGCTGGAGGCTGA
- the atpA gene encoding F0F1 ATP synthase subunit alpha — protein sequence MVSIRPDEISAILKQQIEDYDKSVSVTNVGSVLQVGDGIARVYGLQQAMAGELLEFEDGTEGIALNLEDDNVGAVLMGEGLGIQEGSTVKATGKIASVPVGDTMLGRVVNSLGRAIDGKGDIATMETRLIESMAPGIIQRKSVHEPMQTGITAIDAMIPVGRGQRELIIGDRQTGKTAIAIDTILNQADQDMICVYVAVGQKAASVANVVEVLRERGALDYTVVVAANASEPAALQYLAPYTGASIAEYFMYKGRATLVIYDDLSKQAAAYRQMSLLLRRPPGREAYPGDVFYCHSRLLERAAKLSDAMGKGSMTALPIIETQAGDVSAYIPTNVISITDGQIFLSSDLFNSGLRPAINVGVSVSRVGGAAQTKAIKKIAGTLKLELAQFDELAAFSQFASDLDAATQQQLSRGKRLRELLKQPQFSPLVLAEQVAIVYAGVKGLIDVVPVDQVVDFSRELREYLKSNKPAFIDEIQEKKVMSPEAETLLKEAISEVVSTMVASAN from the coding sequence ATGGTTTCTATCCGTCCTGACGAGATCAGTGCCATCCTCAAGCAGCAGATTGAGGATTACGATAAATCGGTCTCCGTTACCAATGTCGGTTCCGTTTTGCAGGTGGGTGACGGTATTGCCCGCGTTTACGGTCTTCAACAAGCTATGGCCGGTGAGCTCCTCGAGTTTGAAGATGGTACTGAAGGGATAGCTCTAAATCTCGAAGACGACAACGTTGGTGCGGTGTTAATGGGCGAGGGCTTGGGTATTCAGGAAGGAAGCACGGTGAAGGCTACTGGCAAGATCGCTTCAGTGCCTGTTGGCGACACGATGCTTGGTCGTGTGGTCAATTCTCTTGGCCGTGCAATTGACGGTAAGGGCGATATTGCCACCATGGAGACGCGTCTAATTGAATCAATGGCGCCCGGGATTATTCAGCGTAAGTCAGTGCATGAACCTATGCAGACTGGCATTACCGCTATCGATGCGATGATCCCTGTCGGTCGTGGCCAGCGCGAGCTTATTATTGGTGACCGTCAGACGGGCAAAACCGCCATTGCAATCGACACGATTTTGAATCAAGCAGATCAAGATATGATTTGCGTTTATGTGGCAGTGGGTCAAAAAGCTGCTTCTGTGGCAAACGTTGTTGAAGTGCTTCGTGAGCGTGGCGCTCTCGACTACACCGTAGTTGTAGCTGCTAATGCTTCTGAGCCTGCAGCCCTTCAGTATTTGGCCCCTTACACAGGTGCTTCAATCGCCGAGTACTTCATGTACAAGGGCAGAGCCACCTTGGTCATCTATGACGATTTGTCCAAGCAGGCTGCCGCGTATCGTCAGATGTCCCTTCTGCTACGCCGTCCACCCGGCCGTGAAGCTTACCCCGGTGACGTTTTTTATTGCCATAGTCGCCTATTGGAGCGTGCAGCGAAGCTGTCCGATGCGATGGGTAAGGGTTCGATGACAGCGCTTCCAATCATTGAAACTCAGGCAGGTGACGTTTCGGCTTATATACCCACCAATGTGATTTCTATTACAGATGGTCAGATTTTTCTGAGCTCTGATCTCTTCAACTCCGGCCTGCGTCCTGCTATAAACGTAGGCGTTTCAGTGAGCCGGGTCGGCGGTGCCGCCCAAACCAAAGCTATTAAAAAGATCGCCGGCACCCTGAAGCTTGAATTAGCTCAGTTCGATGAATTGGCTGCTTTCTCTCAGTTTGCCTCTGATTTGGATGCCGCCACGCAGCAGCAACTTTCTCGGGGTAAGCGTTTGCGCGAGCTGTTGAAACAACCTCAGTTCAGCCCGCTTGTCTTGGCTGAACAAGTCGCTATTGTTTATGCTGGTGTCAAGGGTTTAATCGACGTAGTTCCTGTAGATCAAGTTGTCGATTTCTCTCGCGAACTGCGTGAGTATCTGAAGTCCAACAAACCTGCTTTCATTGACGAAATTCAGGAGAAGAAAGTGATGAGCCCTGAAGCAGAGACTCTTCTAAAAGAAGCTATTAGTGAAGTCGTGTCCACCATGGTCGCTTCGGCCAACTAA
- the atpH gene encoding ATP synthase F1 subunit delta: MPLLNSLATPYAEALLQVTDAHGESQTVSEQCKQLLSLWNSSPELRDAMASPVLESTSKKKALQSLLSEQIAPSLMNLLKVLADRQRLQAFETVMSRFLELYREQQGITLAQVRSAQALSESQQAALSKKVQAMAGGSKVDIDLSIDSSLVGGFIVSLGSQVIDASLAGQVRRLGLALVKAS; encoded by the coding sequence ATGCCTCTCCTTAATTCTCTTGCTACGCCTTACGCAGAAGCTTTGCTTCAGGTCACCGATGCCCATGGTGAATCTCAAACTGTTTCCGAGCAATGCAAGCAACTTTTGAGTCTTTGGAATAGCTCTCCAGAACTTCGTGATGCTATGGCCTCGCCTGTTCTGGAGTCCACCTCTAAGAAGAAAGCTTTGCAGAGCCTCCTATCCGAGCAAATCGCCCCCTCGCTGATGAATCTTCTTAAGGTACTAGCAGATCGTCAACGTCTTCAGGCTTTCGAGACGGTGATGAGTCGTTTCCTTGAGCTCTACCGCGAGCAACAGGGCATCACGCTTGCGCAAGTTCGTTCTGCTCAGGCATTATCTGAAAGTCAGCAGGCAGCTCTTTCCAAAAAGGTACAGGCCATGGCTGGAGGATCTAAAGTCGATATCGATCTCAGCATAGATTCCTCCTTGGTTGGCGGCTTTATCGTCAGTCTTGGGTCCCAGGTGATCGATGCCAGCTTGGCTGGTCAGGTTCGACGGCTTGGCTTGGCGCTTGTTAAGGCAAGTTGA
- a CDS encoding F0F1 ATP synthase subunit B, translating to MNLNFNPLETNLVNLLIVIGLLFWFLRGFLGSTLKRRRSAILQDLQDAETRLKTASEELSKAQFELAAAQQKAEQIRLDGQKRAAVIRADGEKRTISAMAAIKQGAVADADAEAFRIADVLRREAALAAIDKVLIDLPARLEDTDQSRLIDSIIANLENA from the coding sequence ATGAATCTAAATTTCAATCCTCTCGAGACCAATTTGGTTAACCTGTTAATCGTTATTGGCCTTTTGTTTTGGTTTCTGCGCGGTTTCCTTGGAAGTACACTTAAGCGTCGTCGCTCAGCTATTCTCCAGGATCTTCAAGATGCTGAAACGCGTTTGAAAACCGCATCTGAGGAACTCAGTAAAGCTCAGTTCGAGCTTGCTGCTGCCCAGCAAAAAGCTGAGCAAATTCGCCTCGACGGTCAAAAGCGTGCCGCTGTGATCCGAGCTGATGGAGAAAAGCGCACGATTTCTGCTATGGCTGCTATTAAGCAAGGTGCTGTTGCTGATGCGGACGCAGAGGCGTTTCGTATTGCTGATGTTTTGCGTCGCGAGGCTGCTCTTGCAGCAATCGATAAAGTCCTTATAGATCTTCCAGCTCGTCTCGAGGATACAGATCAATCTCGGTTGATCGATTCAATTATTGCCAATCTGGAGAATGCCTGA
- a CDS encoding F0F1 ATP synthase subunit B' — translation MTWLLLAETSVPEGGLFDLDATLPLMAVQVVVLTFLLNALFFRPVGKVVEDRESLIVTSRADAKQKLAQVERLEADLAEQLKGARQAVQSIIADAEKEVDVLYRQALAQAEAEANRVKEESRRGIEAESESARAQLKDKVSQLSATIIDRLLAA, via the coding sequence ATGACCTGGCTTCTGCTCGCTGAAACAAGTGTTCCGGAGGGAGGTCTTTTTGACCTCGATGCCACCCTTCCGCTTATGGCGGTTCAGGTAGTTGTCCTCACCTTCCTGCTCAATGCTCTCTTCTTTCGTCCAGTTGGCAAGGTCGTGGAAGATCGAGAAAGCTTAATTGTTACTAGCCGTGCTGATGCCAAGCAGAAGCTTGCTCAGGTGGAACGTTTGGAAGCTGATTTAGCTGAACAGTTGAAAGGTGCTCGACAGGCTGTTCAGTCCATCATCGCTGATGCAGAAAAGGAGGTAGATGTCCTCTATCGCCAAGCATTAGCTCAGGCTGAAGCTGAAGCCAATCGTGTTAAGGAAGAGAGCAGGAGAGGTATCGAAGCCGAAAGCGAATCTGCGCGAGCTCAACTCAAAGACAAGGTGAGTCAGCTCAGCGCCACCATCATTGATAGATTGTTGGCTGCTTAA
- the atpE gene encoding ATP synthase F0 subunit C, with protein sequence MDSITSAASVVAAGLAVGLAAIGPGIGQGNASGGAVEGIARQPEAEGKIRGTLLLSLAFMESLTIYGLVVALVLLFANPFA encoded by the coding sequence ATGGATTCCATCACCTCTGCCGCTTCCGTTGTGGCTGCTGGACTGGCAGTCGGCCTCGCTGCAATAGGCCCTGGTATCGGTCAGGGCAACGCGTCCGGTGGCGCTGTTGAAGGCATCGCTCGTCAGCCTGAAGCCGAAGGAAAGATCCGCGGCACTTTGCTGTTGTCCCTGGCATTCATGGAATCGCTGACTATCTATGGCTTGGTGGTTGCTCTGGTGCTCTTGTTCGCCAACCCCTTTGCTTAA
- the atpB gene encoding F0F1 ATP synthase subunit A, with the protein MALMPFSLPFAELEVGHHLYWQIGGLYLHGQVFLSSWILVGTLLVFLLVGTRSMQRDPTGLQNLLEFLWDFIRDLARDQIGEKYYRDWLPFIGTLFLFIFVSNWGGALIPWKVIELPDGELGAPTSDINTTVAMALLVSLAYFYAGLSRKGLRFFELYVEPTPIMLPFKIIEEFTKPLSLSFRLFGNILADELAVGVLVYLVPLIVPMPVMLLGLFTSAIQALIFATLAAFYIGEGLHEAH; encoded by the coding sequence ATGGCCTTGATGCCTTTCTCACTCCCGTTTGCCGAATTGGAAGTAGGCCACCACCTGTACTGGCAGATCGGTGGTTTGTATCTGCACGGTCAGGTATTCTTGAGTTCTTGGATTTTGGTCGGCACTCTTCTCGTCTTTCTGCTCGTTGGGACGCGTAGCATGCAGCGTGATCCGACGGGTCTGCAGAACTTGCTTGAGTTCCTTTGGGACTTCATACGAGATTTGGCCAGAGATCAAATTGGTGAGAAGTACTATCGTGACTGGCTTCCATTCATCGGAACGTTATTTTTGTTCATATTTGTGAGTAATTGGGGGGGAGCCCTGATTCCTTGGAAAGTCATCGAGCTCCCTGACGGCGAGCTTGGCGCCCCGACCTCAGACATAAATACAACAGTAGCTATGGCTCTGTTGGTATCACTGGCTTATTTTTATGCGGGACTTAGCCGCAAGGGATTGCGTTTCTTTGAGCTTTACGTAGAGCCAACCCCAATTATGCTTCCGTTCAAGATTATTGAAGAATTCACCAAGCCCCTCTCGTTATCTTTTCGCCTGTTTGGCAATATTCTTGCCGATGAGTTGGCTGTAGGAGTGTTGGTCTATTTGGTTCCTCTGATAGTACCTATGCCAGTAATGCTCCTCGGTCTTTTTACCAGTGCCATCCAAGCTCTGATATTTGCGACCTTGGCCGCCTTCTACATCGGTGAAGGCCTTCATGAGGCTCATTAA